Genomic segment of Strix aluco isolate bStrAlu1 chromosome 8, bStrAlu1.hap1, whole genome shotgun sequence:
TAATATGCTCACATTTAATTTAGTAAGAACAGGGAACTTTTAGAATTAAGAGCTGTGCTGTCAGGTACTTGACATTCACCAGATCACTTCACAAATATAAATTCATTACATAAGTAATCATCAGGGAGCGAGTTATCAcaattctcttttaaaaaggagattttgAACCATCAGTTACCTTGACAATTAGAGGCATACATGGTAAAATTGGTCTTGGGAAGTTTGGGGGGTTTTAATAGTTTTGTTCATATTTGCATCTTCTAGttgaaagggggggaaaagaaacacATTACAAGAGCACAATTTGAACCAAATACTTGCTTCCTAAGAAGGCACTTGGAGTTGTCACATTTTCAGAGTGCTTGTAATCAGTAGACATACTTAAGAACTGTTGCTTCAGCCATGCTCCTCTATCTTCTTCAAATGCCTTTCTCTAGGAAAAGAAATGACAATTTACACTTACGACCATAGGAACAAGCTTAGTCAACATTACATTGCTGCTATCTAAGAAAGCAGAAGCTGTACCATATCCATGTAATTAAGGAAAGCCAGCAGTTTAACACAGAATTACAGTCATGTGAGCAACCTTTTGAATTCAATAAGGATTAGCTCAGGACATATTTATTTACAAGCCAAACCCCATGATTTGTTTCAGAGGTCTGACTAATCCTTTCATTTTACTGTTCTCCACTCCTGTGACACAATCTCCTGTTGCTGCCTCCTATGCTCCCCCTCCCCCTCAGTGTGGCACTACCTCTTGGAGGTGGCCCTCATTTCTGAGCAGCTGCCAGTAAGAATTACTGATTAAACCTCAACCCCGAGCCTTCTCCTAACAGATAAAAACGACATTTAAAATAGAACTGGTTACTTCTGTCTGAAACTGGGGCAGAAAGGAAGGGGCTGTTTCATTTTCCAATCACTgagtacagaaaaggaaaataatggctAAAAGACAATCTCTAAAAGATTCCAGTGGCTCTGGAATCAAGCAACAAGCTATTTCATCTCCAAAAACCATCAGTGAAACAGAATGCCCcattatataaaattatttctactgTGTCAGCAGAAGAATAGAGTAAGCTGAACTCTATAGCAAACTTTCAAACACACCTATAAAACTTACAGCATTACTTCTCTTTTCATACTTAAGCATTTTATCAAGTAGAAGCATAGGTAGTTACACTTATGCTGCAATGCAGTCCTAAACATTTCTGGGCAAACAACTATCATTTATTATCACTCAAGACTTTTAAAGCTGAATTCAAGGTCCAACGTGAAATTCGCAGGttcattaaaatgcaaacaaaattaaattaaatcgtTGAAGAATACATATCTATATGTAGTGGACTGAGTCATTATCTGTCACCATGTGAACTACTGTTGTGCCAGCATCTCAAGTAAAATCTCTAGTATTTCATGTTCTTTACAGTAACCTTTACAgcataagaataaaaaaaaaaaaagcagctgtctcGAGTCAGACAAGTTGTCCATCTAGCTCAGTATTCTGTCTCCAACAATAGCCACACGAGATGCTATTTATGAGATTGCATGAACCTGGCCACTTTCTGCAGTGCTTTCCCTCAGAGGTTCCCAGCCCCAAGTGTCATTTGATTAGAGATGTTGGAAGGGACCCCCTTGTCCCCCTGCTTTTCGTATCCATCTGTGGATGTATTGGTCATGATCTTGGGCAACTGCTTTTTGAACCTGCTGGTATTGATTGCCTTCATAATCTCCTGTGGCAGCCAAATCCAGAAGTCAACTACCTGATATATAAAAACATACCTTTTTTGGATATGTTTTAGACTTAATTTCAAGCAGTTTCTATGAGTTCCCTCTAGTCTTAATCTTGAGAGATTTGGTGAACAGTACTGCTTTTGTCTGACCAACTGAATCCAGTTTTATAAATTTTAATCACATCCCACTCCAACCTTCTCCTCTATGTGTCAAAGTAAGCAGTTCTGTAAGCAATAAAgtccatttctttttccctttgatgGCTTTTTTCTTGTCACATCTGTACCATCATAGTCTCATGACATCATCGTGACCTCCTTTCCCTACCACGCTTGTAAGCCCCTTCATGTTCTTGGCCCTAAGTACTGGCTAGACCAAAGGACACACGTGCCAGAGCTCATTTAGAGACATATCTACCCTGAGTGCCTTCCAGTATGCATGCTTACTGGCCATCTTAACTACTGGAACACAACAGGTAATGACTCTGCTAAGGGAAAGGCAACAATTACTTTGTGTTTCTGCAACAGTCACAGGTTTTCACAAAAGTTTAGGAATCAAGTACATTTGAGAATGCAACCGTGAAACCAAATCTGACTGAAATTTGCATAGGCCTTGCTTTTGTAGAAAACCAAACTTAAGCAGCATCTAATAAATGGTTTAGTGAATAATTGGACTGATTTTTGGAAGTACTTAGATActgcaaaagctgaaacaaaaatgGGTCATGCCAGTTGCAGCAACTGCATTTCCAATACACATAAaaacttgggttttttaaatgctaatAGAATGATGTCCTACAATGACCAAAGATGTTTTATACAGTATGGGAATGATATTTCTCTACAGATGTTAACAAACAGATACTGTTGGACAGCTGCACTTGTGTAACAGTAAAACTACTTAACAATGGTAACACATCTTCCATAGGAGTTCCCTTTTCTAATATCCTTCCACTTTTCTAATACCTCAAGTCCTAATCTAATAGCAGCTTCTGTAAaacttcttctttccttctcaaaattctttttttgttctcgAAATAGTCTCCATTCTTCCTGAAGACGCTCTCTTTCTTCCAACAAATAGCAGTCCTGTAGTAACAGAGTGGTGTCATCATCACATGGAGACataagctgctgctgcagatatAGAGCAACAAAAGACACAAACATTAATTTGGGAGTGACTGTTAAGAGGTGCAGTATTTCCACAGGTTCAGTTTTATCAGAAAAATGGCTGAAGTTTAATACGGAAACAATGTAGCAAGTATCAAGTTGGTGGGGGCATAGCAAGCAAAATGTCCCTGTTCAGGCAGCTGACCTCAGGAGCCTTCCCCACCTTTGTTTATCCCCCAAAATTATTTCTACCAGAATTACAAAGTCATTAAATTACTAACCAACTGACTAGCACACCTATACTCAGACAAACAATTAAGATATTTAAAAAGCATTATCAAAGAACATAGAAAGGCTCAGAGGTGAGAGAAGCggcacattaaaaaacaaaaaagcttagATTCAGTGTAGAGAAGATACAAGGAAAATTAAAGCCTACTACCTGCAAGAGCTGTTGCTGAGTTTTGATCATTTCTTTGCATTGCTGAATCTCTAATTCTAGCTTTTCAGTTTCCAGCTCATGGTCTTCTCTTGAAATGACATCTTTTTCATTCAAAGCTCCTGAATGTACACGTGAcactaatggggaaaaaaaaaagatacttagaacaaaaaaaatccctcacaTCATGGACTCACAGCAATAGCAAGAGATTTTAGACTGTATTTGTTTCATCCTGAAAGACAGATACACAGTGTATTCAAAAGCACTTCTATTAGAGACAAGAGATCCAGAATTGGTGCTACACATGTAATTATGCACAAAAtccagttcagaaaaaaaaaaaaaacggcaATGAAAGCATAGCTGTTTCACACTCCCCAAGGTAAACCAAGCATCTGCACTGCAATAAAAGTGtcacacaaaaaacccacttgtttcagcagttatttaaaagaaaaatcaagacaaCTGAAGACTTCTTTTCATTCACATGCTGTTAGCCCATTATTCTGAGCCCATTTTGAAGGGCTTGTGTGTTCATAAAAATATGACAGTAACTATATTTATCACAGATataaaaagaaagcctttttctTCAAGTCCTGTGAAGGCAAAATGGAGATAACAAACATTGTGTGCATAGTTTCATCCCAGTAAGGGAATGAATTAGAGaggaataaaatttattttgtataattacatactgctttgtttcatttcatgcATAGCTATCACAGTGATTGTAATGAGCCAAGTTCTGATCCCCTGATGCCAGTGTTTAAACATTAATTGAATTCAAAAGGACTAGACTATGGTCATCAGTATAAACCCAAGAAATAAAATGGTGACTCCATGAAAGCAGCAAATTCTTGAAACATTTTTCCTGACGCTTACAACTATTTTTTCAGTTCATTACACCAAATCAAGTATTACACAGAACAAGTGCTCTTAAAATCCTTTCTACAGTAAAAACACCCTCATAGACCATCTGCTCTTTTATTTGCAATTGCATGCATGACCTTCTCAGTCTTATTCTTAACTGCAAACATCCCTGTGGTAGCAGCAACATTTGCTTGCATGGGAAAATAATACTAGGAaagaattttatatatttttagctGCCTTTTAATACTGTTTAACAGCTGGAAATGAGAAGGGTCCGGCACCATACCATCAGCCAGTTCTCTTTAGAATGCCACGAGAATCCTCAGAGGTACGGATATGGCAAGCCTAGACTTGAGAAGGATTTACATATTTTGCATCCAATTACTTCAAATTGTTACATCTGTGTTACTTGTAGATCTCAAAGTTGGGAAAAGGCAACAAACATTATTACAGGGCATgtactttccaaagaaaaataattatttctttataaagtTGCTGTTTACTGTGTCAAACTATAATTGTGTCCTTTCTCATGATAACAGGTTGGTGTGCAATTGCTTCCCTAACTACCTACAACTAAAACTCAGACAGAAAAACGGTAATCACAAAGCCTTTCAGAAAGTCTACCAGGTCACAATTCCTTCCATTTTAGCTTCCTTTTAGCTTAAGACAGACAGTAAAGTAAATCCTAAGAGCATGATACCAAATGGAATTATCAGTAGCATTTTATATGTACATGTATTACAGTTAAATGTCACCTTGGTTATCCAGCTTTTCAACGTGATTTTTCAACATTCTCCATTGTTTTCTAATGCTGTTGGTAAGCTGCTCTCGCACAGTTTCACAAGACAGTTCCCACATATTCTCTTTATTTAACTCTCCAATATCTTCCTCCAGGTCTGACAGCACCTGTAGAAGCAGAAACAGGAAGCTGCAAACCACTCCACCACTCCAAATACGTGTGTTTATTTAAGTATGCATATGAATTTAATTtactgaagagaaggaaaacccTTATATAGAGGAAAGACTTTTCCATCCGGGGAAATCTGACTGTCAGGGAGTTCAGTTCCCTGACGGCATAATGCTGAAGAGACAGAAGTGAAGTGGTAGTCCCCAGAACCCCACCACAGAGAGAGCGTATCACCTAACAAGACTCACTCTCACACATCTTGAAGCTAGGTAAGTTCAGACTGCTGAGTTCTGCTGTTAAACTTCAGCAGTAGCTGCCCATAAACTCACTATGCAGCATGAACAGGATTTAAGACAAAGATTTTCTCCTCTTGAGAATTAAGGAATTTGTCCCTGCCTTGTTTTTCACCATGATAAAACACCCCTGCAACACACTGAAGGTAGAGTGGAACTAGCACCTCCTTCTCCCACTTCCATTTTACACCACTGTTCAAACATCAAACCTGAATGCTATCCCGAAGAGCTAAGACATAAAAGCCTAAATGGAAGAGAGAAGACTAGCCCATGGCAATTTAGTAGATTTAAGTTGAAAAGCTATAGCCGTTTCAATACCTGGCACGAATACTCCACTCTTCTCAAGCATCTAAACCATTCTATACAATCCCCTTTATCTACAAGTAGGTAAGAAAAATGGAATGGGAAGTACAAAAACAAGACATTCAAAGGCATCAAAGTAATCATTTACATATGCAGTAAGCACTGTCTTTCAAACCTGGATCACAGGAGATCTTAAGGAGTAAAAcaacagctattaaaaaaaaaggcaggtttttggtttggggctttttggtttggttggggggggtggtggtgggggttaGTTGATTTAAGAGGTTTATGTGACCTCATAAAGAAACATCTTATTCCTTTACTTATCTTTATACACACTTAACACAATGAAAGCCCAGTCTGGAGTAGGTCTCTGGATAGTACTGTGATAATATGGCAGTCCAGCTGGTTTCATGGCTTGTGATTTTGCAATGGGAAGCAAAGTGATAAATGATGCGACTACATCACTGGCTGCCACAATCCAAGGTATATGCTTCCTTCTAAGAATCAATATGAATTAGCATTTCTAAGTAGAAATGcaatgtttggggattttttttattctgcaaggGATTCAACCCACACCACCCTACAACCCCTGAAATAATTCCACTTGAGACTTGCATCTAGTGAGTACTTCTATTATTATTCTACTACTAGCAATTACTATTGTCTAGTGAGTTGTTCTGCTTAATTTGGTTAATTAGTATTATTACAAAAGAACTAACCAGAAGTTTCAGTGcaagcatttaatattttcttagcAGTTTATTAATGCTACAACAGTTAACAAGTACTTGTCTAATCACCCAAGAACAGTGAATTTCAGAGCACTAAGTCCCAGTTTTTCCTCAAGTTTGTTTCAATGCGCAAGTTCATAAAGACCCCATTCCCACAGCTGGCTGTACTCAAACATCCTGGGGCTGGACAAATGCACTTGAGATGGCTCAGAAACAAAGGGAGTACAGCAATTAGGCAGGTGAGGGGCCCTTCTGAAATGGCAAGCCCTAGATTCCACTAAACAGCACACTCTGGAAACCTCCATCTACACATATTCTTATGTGCCAACATGTATTATTTACTGTAATAGGAAATACTTCATAATTTGTTCTGTAGAGTATCCATATTCTCTTAATATCCTATTACTAGTACACCATCATCTTGACTGTTTCCTAGAATCTAGACTTTATGcatgtttcctgtatttcaacTCTTTCTTATGCCCAGTGGTACTCTTTCTCTTATTGCTAAGAGAAAGCTCAGTTAACCTTCTAGATTCCCTACTTCACTCTGACATCAAAACAGAACTGCAACTTCTAGCAAGAAATCAGCAAATGGAATAAACAAACACTGAGAAACAGTGAATGTGCAGTGTGCTGTTCCATAACAATAAAGTATCCTGTGCAAATGAAGAAATACTTAAAAGCctggaaacaaaacaaccccacaaaccattttactcaaaaaaaatcaaatattttccttgaacATGCCAGCAGCTCCGCAAAAGTAACTAACAGCTACTCTAGTCCATGTACTACAGGAGTGCACCTTAATTACGTTTCCTCCACCCCCATGGATTCTATGGCAAGCCTGGTTTCTTTGCATAAGCACCTTGAAAGCTAGTATCAACATCTTAGTATGCACGGCAGACAAAATTCAAAATGCACCATTGCACAGAATTACATACTGGTACCTactgcatttaaaattcattccAAATACGCTTTCCATTGACTGACTGGGAAGAATACACTGGGTATTGTTCACAGACAGTAGAACATTTAAACATGGATAGATTTCAAGCAGAAATGTGCAGTCCACTTCAAGTTCCACAAgaagtttaccttttttttttccccccataatgATCAAATTAACTCCAGCACTATACCAAACTACCACACAGATCTAATTTTAACTGAAGAATACTTACTGGCCCATCTTCAGACCTTTCTTTAGGTTTCTGTTTCTGTGGTGGGAGAAGTAAAATAATCTCTTTCTTCATTTGCTGAAGAACTTTTTTCAGCTCAGCATTTTCCACTAAAAGCTGTTTTTGGCGTTGTTCATAATCACTTAACAGAACTTTGtacatttcttcttcatttctggAAGAGGAAATCTTACAGTAACAACATAAAAGCCATAATAGAACAACTTTAATTGAAGCATATAAGACAACTACCTGGCTTCTGTCTTATCAGTCCTCCATGCACCTCTCTTCCCATCAGCTCTACCAACATAATTTAGAACTTCCATAGCTACAAATGAAAAGGATATTTCAAAAGCGTGAAACAACatgcaaatatataaatatttaggAGACACTGCATTTACTTATTTGCATTTACATGTAGTTATTGTCAAGAGACCACATCACCCAATTATCCTCCTCAGTCTACAGACCTGTATGAAACCACATTGCCCTGCTTAACAAAGTAAGAGTAAGATAAtcaaggaaagaagataatttttgtgTTTGGAAACTCAGAGGGACATATTCTCATCTTTTATATGTATTTCTTAATGGCACCTTCACCCTTATTTCAGCCTTTGTATCAATTGTGCATCAACTCTAACCTCTCTTCTGGCAATAATAGCAGTTTTATCTCCAGTTCAGAGCAAGCAACTTCCTGATGTTTCACAAGGTGTTCCTCAAAGCAAAGAAACTACTCTGTCcacattagaaggaaaaaaacaaccacaacatCTTCCCCCCCACTCCAAATTGAGTGTTGTTCAATTCTAGTCAGCTATCAAGTAAACAGTAAACTAGATTTAAAACCCTGTCATTTTGACCTCACTGGTACTTGAACTACTATTAGCCAACTGAAGTCAAGAACATGCCACAACCAAGTTTTGCTGACTGCAGGGTGAGACTTCTAGAGATTACTGAGCCAATACCTAAAGACTTTCTGTAGCCAAAATAGGTCTTCCTACTACAGTGTCCTAACCTGGTTTGGCTTACCCACAAGCACTTTCAGAAAACTAAATCAGCAGAAAACCAACTTGGCAACAACAGGAATagttttcttctggtttagtGAACTAAACCAGCTTACTAAAATACAACATGCGCTACAGTTGGCAAACAGCCAAGTGTTTCGGGGGTGGCAGGAGGAGTAAGAAGAGAAAAGTAGGACTTCCCTTCCAGAAGACATGTTTACGACACTATCTGAAAGTCTTGTCATGGTAGCAGTAGAAAGAAAGTTGAGGAAACACAGCTCTAGCTTCAGAATTAATTCCAAGTAATTCTACAAAATGAGTTTTTTACTAGGGAGAGATCTCCATCTTGGTTTGTGCTTGTTAAACAATCTTATGTAAAACATTATAAAAGTTTATTACCCTTACAGTCAGCTGACATGAAATACTACATCTGTTATGTAAGAttttaacatctaaaaatatACAAGGAGAACCATATTGACTTTAAAGATACCCAGAACCAAATTTAAAGTTTTAACACACAAAATTTTTACAGCTATTTTGCTGTAGTCAACTTCACAGCTACTTACCtatctttttgtcctttttgttcATGACTAACTGATGCAAGCGTTCCTTTAATTTGTtatattctctctctttcctcttcatatCATGATTGTACTGTGTAGCTCTACTTGAAATTATGTTCTGTAACTTCTGTACCTAAAAGCAACCCcacaaaaactgtatttcttcaACTAAAGCATAAGCACATAAATCtcttcagaaaaccaaaacaaatacatGAAGTGAAATGATGCTTCTATCAAACCTTATTTCTGGTGAAAGGGACAAAAGGAATCAGGAGAACTCTCCCAACCCATGGATTCTGACCTCAGACTTATCTCAGTGAATTTagtttcttttctgcagaaaccaaCACCATAAGCAACATATTATAATACTATAGCACCTCTGAAGTACAACTGAACTCATGTTCTGACAATTCACGTAACtttaacacctttattgaacAGAGCAGAGAAAGACTCGTTTTTGCTTTCAGTAATTAACATTCAGGACCTAGTTTAGCTCTAAAGTATGCTTGTTAGGCTTAcactaaaaaccaaaaataataaacTCTTCTTCTTTTGGGAATAATAAACTCTTTGTCTTCTGGAAGACAGACTATTCCATTTGGTCAAAAAGAAACATATAAAGCACATTCTTGGCCTGTACTATCAATATGTGGGTTTTTCTGAATCATCAGTTTTAACCTTACAAATATACAGCACATTCAGTATTTTAAGCTGGAACTTCAGGATATTCGCTATATACAGATAGTACTGATTGCTAACTGTATGAATGTTTATGAACACAGAGAACAATCACAGAAACTTAGGAGCCATATAAAgtacggggtgggggggaagaagcACACTGGAAGCAAATCCCAAACTGAGCAGTGTCTTGgatttcaaactgttttctgatCCTGGTTCTCCCTACCTCCcttctttctgatctttctcctCTACAATataacaaaaaaacaccaaagaaaagctCCTATACACATGTTTGAGGATGTGACTGAATGCTGTTGCCCCCTCCTactttttggtatttttaaacatTCTAAGATAAAGCTATGCTCAAAACTATATCAAGCCTCAGAAAACTGCGCATGTACATTTCTGCAGTACTGTCTATCACTGTAACTCAGAACTATCCCTTACAGAACCTATTTATACATATGTAACATGCCAATTTCACTTTGGTGAAAGACAACATTTACCAacaaaaaagcattcaaaatacTAGACCTCTTGCAAAAAATCGTATTATTGAATATCTGTGTAATGTCTTGTGTTAATGTACAAAACAACTCACTtcatccttttcatttttaagtaacTGGTGCAAatttctgttcttgctttgcaGTTGTCTGTCTCTTTCCTGAAGTCCAACTATTTCCCTTTTAGATAATTCCAATTGTTCCTAGAAAAAGTGTTGATAGTTCAGTATCAATAAGAATTAATAgcgaaggattaaaaaaaaacaaaacaccaccactcAAGTCAAACTGCCATACCACCTCATATGAAGTTAGCCTACATATTTGATCTCTGGTGTTTTAGGGATGATATTGCATTCTCAATGACAAGTTAGTTCTATTTTCTGGAGTAGTAATTATGATTCTGCAGCATGAAAAACACTCCTGctcacaagaaataaaaatttagctTGGTACTTAACAGATATTATCCTATACAGTTACTGCTTTTACATTAAGTCAGGATTCTGTAAGCATCTGCCTTACTATCACAGTATAGATATACTAAGCAACCTGTATGAATTTGGGACTACAGTATTACTGAAATGCTTCTGTTAAATAATCAAGGGAACAATTAACACAGGTACACAGACTGTGACCATAGCAAAGCAAATGGGACATTTCACATATACAGAGTAAGGCCAGACAGATGATTTCATTATACCAGATTATGCAAAACTAGCACTTTAGAAATCTTTTTTCCACAAATACAAGACTCAAACAAACCTGAAATTGCCAATTTAAATGACAGAGGAAAATACTACatacaagctctttttttttttcatgtatagtGAGCTACAAATGTGTTGAGAGATTTAAGCAACAAGAACTTCTAAGCAAACCACACCAGAATATATGTAACAATAGTGGAAATCAAGATGATTGCTGCATGGCATCTGAAAATTTGCACAAGCTGACAGCTAAATTAAATGCCTGGGATTGAAGTAGCACTAACAAGTACTCCCCAGCCCTCACCTTAAAGCCATTTGTCTAGGGAAAGTAACTGCAGTGGTCTGGAACCTAATATTATACAATGTTTGTATAAAAATGACTGCAGTTACACATGATTTTTAATGTCACATTGAAATGATTCTACACGGACAACCAATCTCAGCAAGACTACTATGATTTTGAGAATCTAGAGCAGTATTCGTCAAGGAGATCGTGCTGCCCAGTCTAGTGAAAAGCAAGCCTAAAAGGCCCTGAATCAtgcattgaaatattttgttttattttattgacgGAATCAAGGGAAAGACAACACTTTTCTAATATGACTGCACATACAAGTACCCGTGAAGTAGCATAGGCTGTGAACTTCCAATGTATCAGCTACTCCACGGTGACTGGCCTTGTGCATGTATTTATCCTGTGAGAAGACAAAGCTTAGTAACTTCAGTTTTGATAACAGCTTCTGAGCAATTTTTAGAAGACTTTGTAGTCATTTATCCAAGGAATCTagcaacagcaaaaagaaaccaCACCCAAAACATGGAAAAAGCTACAGATAGAGAGAAAGACTGGTAACAACCCTGTGCCACACCCTAGAAATGCTACCTACATTTTTACTGGTTACAGTTATATTCGGAATTTATCTCTTAGAGCTGGGCACATCCTTTTAAGTGATACTGAATGATATGAAGTGTTTAACATTTTCACCTGCAGCATGCATTaacacttccaacccaaacagtCTTCCCACTTCCTTGATTAAAGAAGCCATAATTCTCCGTAAGTTTTCAGTTCTCTcattaatttgtattttgttaACTTTAAGGAATTTTCAACTGGAAAAAAGCcttccaaaaaaccaaaacacacacataaaaatacaatTCCAGATTAGTActggggagaaaaacagaaaaagcactCACTGTTAAGAACATACAGTATCTGTTAAACATAAGTGCTGCCTAATATTGGTAAAATTCTCTTGGTTTCTACCTTTAATTTAGCATAGCAGTTCTGCAAGTGATCCATATCACTACCCAGTTTCAGATGCTGCATTTCTACTTCTTCCTGAGCTCGAAGGTTCTTGTGCTGCAGTACAAGCAATTCATTCATGCAATTTATGATCGATATTAAATTTAATTCTTGTCCTTTGGACTCCGCATAAATAGAAGGAAAGCCCAATGTTGTCAGTTCCTGGTAAAACACAAGGGAGATGGGAATAAATAACTGAATCGATCTCTCACAATTCTCCAAAAGAGAGAAACAGTATCAGGTGAGATCCTATatgaaggggtggggggaaacaaCAGGACACACACCCTATTCCCCACCAACTTTGGCTTCTGAGCATTGAGAAAGAAGCCTTCTTAATCCAGTGACTCTTTACTACCACAACTGATTTAACGTCACCTTCACACAACCTCCAGTAAACAAGATCTGACTTACCCTATTGAGATAGGATATACTCTGTTCAATATTCTCTTCTGTGCAGAAGGCACTGAAAAAGCTGTGCATGCTTTTGGATGAAGGCAGTGGCAAGCGTAGCACTTGCGAGTTCATGCTTGGGGGagatatctttttttctgaggtataatgaaaaatatttttgctatctaaaagttaaaaacattaagaaacaaCTCAGGGCTAATAGTTTAGGACACATtacataccaaaaaaaccccaaatccccaaCTACTCAAACTATTATTTACAGAAACTTACAAGTCTAGAGCTTAGAATTTCAGCTATAATGACATATATTAAACAattcacagtgaaaaaaatggaTAAACTTCCACTGAAGATTTAAAGATCAATAACATTTTAAGGTATTGTATCTTTCAAATTTTACTCCTCTGCCAAGGAAAAAAACTGCCCAACCTTTCTTCCTAATTGgcttgctacattttttttttttt
This window contains:
- the SSX2IP gene encoding afadin- and alpha-actinin-binding protein isoform X1; amino-acid sequence: MGDWKTITVPVLSSDSKNIFHYTSEKKISPPSMNSQVLRLPLPSSKSMHSFFSAFCTEENIEQSISYLNRELTTLGFPSIYAESKGQELNLISIINCMNELLVLQHKNLRAQEEVEMQHLKLGSDMDHLQNCYAKLKEQLELSKREIVGLQERDRQLQSKNRNLHQLLKNEKDEVQKLQNIISSRATQYNHDMKRKEREYNKLKERLHQLVMNKKDKKIAMEVLNYVGRADGKRGAWRTDKTEARNEEEMYKVLLSDYEQRQKQLLVENAELKKVLQQMKKEIILLLPPQKQKPKERSEDGPVLSDLEEDIGELNKENMWELSCETVREQLTNSIRKQWRMLKNHVEKLDNQVSRVHSGALNEKDVISREDHELETEKLELEIQQCKEMIKTQQQLLQQQLMSPCDDDTTLLLQDCYLLEERERLQEEWRLFREQKKNFEKERRSFTEAAIRLGLERKAFEEDRGAWLKQQFLSMSTDYKHSENVTTPSAFLGSCDQDNQLVKSTSQRKPPCMLSGPVSAEPCQTSQYITRNSSSAASKKPAGDSKPNQWAESDKEETK
- the SSX2IP gene encoding afadin- and alpha-actinin-binding protein isoform X4, whose product is MGDWKTITVPVLSSDSKNIFHYTSEKKISPPSMNSQVLRLPLPSSKSMHSFFSAFCTEENIEQSISYLNRELTTLGFPSIYAESKGQELNLISIINCMNELLVLQHKNLRAQEEVEMQHLKLGSDMDHLQNCYAKLKEQLELSKREIVGLQERDRQLQSKNRNLHQLLKNEKDEVQKLQNIISSRATQYNHDMKRKEREYNKLKERLHQLVMNKKDKKIAMEVLNYVGRADGKRGAWRTDKTEARNEEEMYKVLLSDYEQRQKQLLVENAELKKVLQQMKKEIILLLPPQKQKPKERSEDGPVLSDLEEDIGELNKENMWELSCETVREQLTNSIRKQWRMLKNHVEKLDNQVSRVHSGALNEKDVISREDHELETEKLELEIQQCKEMIKTQQQLLQDCYLLEERERLQEEWRLFREQKKNFEKERRSFTEAAIRLGLERKAFEEDRGAWLKQQFLSMSTDYKHSENVTTPSAFLGSCDQDNQLVKSTSQRKPPCMLSGPVSAEPCQTSQYITRNSSSAASKKPAGDSKPNQWAESDKEETK
- the SSX2IP gene encoding afadin- and alpha-actinin-binding protein isoform X3, which codes for MGDWKTITVPVLSSEKKISPPSMNSQVLRLPLPSSKSMHSFFSAFCTEENIEQSISYLNRELTTLGFPSIYAESKGQELNLISIINCMNELLVLQHKNLRAQEEVEMQHLKLGSDMDHLQNCYAKLKEQLELSKREIVGLQERDRQLQSKNRNLHQLLKNEKDEVQKLQNIISSRATQYNHDMKRKEREYNKLKERLHQLVMNKKDKKIAMEVLNYVGRADGKRGAWRTDKTEARNEEEMYKVLLSDYEQRQKQLLVENAELKKVLQQMKKEIILLLPPQKQKPKERSEDGPVLSDLEEDIGELNKENMWELSCETVREQLTNSIRKQWRMLKNHVEKLDNQVSRVHSGALNEKDVISREDHELETEKLELEIQQCKEMIKTQQQLLQQQLMSPCDDDTTLLLQDCYLLEERERLQEEWRLFREQKKNFEKERRSFTEAAIRLGLERKAFEEDRGAWLKQQFLSMSTDYKHSENVTTPSAFLGSCDQDNQLVKSTSQRKPPCMLSGPVSAEPCQTSQYITRNSSSAASKKPAGDSKPNQWAESDKEETK
- the SSX2IP gene encoding afadin- and alpha-actinin-binding protein isoform X2 is translated as MGDWKTITVPVLSSDSKNIFHYTSEKKISPPSMNSQVLRLPLPSSKSMHSFFSAFCTEENIEQSISYLNRELTTLGFPSIYAESKGQELNLISIINCMNELLVLQHKNLRAQEEVEMQHLKLGSDMDHLQNCYAKLKEQLELSKREIVGLQERDRQLQSKNRNLHQLLKNEKDEVQKLQNIISSRATQYNHDMKRKEREYNKLKERLHQLVMNKKDKKIAMEVLNYVGRADGKRGAWRTDKTEARNEEEMYKVLLSDYEQRQKQLLVENAELKKVLQQMKKEIILLLPPQKQKPKERSEDGPVLSDLEEDIGELNKENMWELSCETVREQLTNSIRKQWRMLKNHVEKLDNQVSRVHSGALNEKDVISREDHELETEKLELEIQQCKEMIKTQQQLLQQLMSPCDDDTTLLLQDCYLLEERERLQEEWRLFREQKKNFEKERRSFTEAAIRLGLERKAFEEDRGAWLKQQFLSMSTDYKHSENVTTPSAFLGSCDQDNQLVKSTSQRKPPCMLSGPVSAEPCQTSQYITRNSSSAASKKPAGDSKPNQWAESDKEETK